A genomic segment from Chitinophagaceae bacterium encodes:
- a CDS encoding PAS domain S-box protein, with the protein MSGTTEFEALFNHATIGIIVSNSQGKIINFNPSAESQFGYSKNEVIGQSLEILLPDQFRKFHETLRNNFYTHPSPRRMGEGRDLYGRKKGGAEFPIEISLGYYSNNGQHYVIAFSIDISSRKKSEEMVLNQRDELKRVTTEIKLLNEELEQKVKARTTMLIETLNQLERSREELSRSLENEKNLNELKSRFVTTASHEFRTPLSTILSSAYLLEKYNDTQEVEKRKKHLRHIKDAVADMKDILEDFLSLGKLEEGLVRANTVTESVTVFIQYLQGIIDETMPICKTGQQIILQHTGISPVTIDKHIFRNIMLNLISNAIKFSPQNATIHISCTFEKNKFSVVVQDEGIGISEEDQQHLFERFFRAKNAANIQGTGLGLHIISKYLELLNGSIQLTSELNNGTSISFTVPYKQAK; encoded by the coding sequence ATGAGCGGCACAACAGAATTTGAGGCTTTATTTAACCATGCTACAATAGGCATTATTGTTAGCAATAGCCAGGGGAAAATCATCAATTTTAATCCTTCTGCCGAATCCCAGTTTGGCTATTCCAAAAATGAAGTTATTGGTCAATCCCTAGAAATACTCCTGCCTGACCAGTTCAGGAAATTTCATGAAACATTAAGAAACAATTTTTATACCCATCCTTCCCCCCGGCGTATGGGCGAAGGCCGTGACCTTTATGGCAGAAAAAAAGGAGGCGCTGAATTTCCCATAGAAATAAGCCTTGGTTACTACAGCAATAACGGGCAACATTATGTAATTGCCTTTTCTATTGACATCAGTTCCAGGAAAAAAAGTGAAGAAATGGTGCTTAACCAGCGGGATGAATTAAAAAGGGTTACTACAGAAATTAAATTACTTAACGAAGAACTGGAGCAAAAAGTAAAAGCCCGTACCACAATGCTTATTGAAACGCTCAACCAACTGGAGCGCTCCAGGGAAGAGCTGAGCCGTTCTCTTGAAAATGAAAAAAATCTGAATGAATTAAAATCCAGGTTTGTTACAACGGCATCTCATGAGTTTCGCACTCCTTTGAGCACCATCCTTTCCTCCGCCTATTTACTGGAAAAATATAATGATACCCAGGAAGTAGAAAAGCGAAAAAAACACCTGCGCCATATTAAAGATGCCGTAGCCGATATGAAGGACATACTGGAAGATTTTTTATCGCTGGGTAAGCTGGAAGAAGGATTGGTAAGAGCCAATACTGTTACAGAAAGTGTAACAGTATTTATACAATATTTACAAGGTATTATAGATGAAACAATGCCCATTTGCAAAACCGGCCAGCAAATAATTTTACAACATACCGGCATTAGCCCGGTAACTATTGATAAGCATATTTTCAGAAATATCATGCTTAACCTAATTTCCAATGCCATAAAATTTTCGCCACAAAATGCAACCATTCATATAAGTTGTACTTTTGAAAAAAATAAATTTTCGGTAGTAGTGCAAGATGAAGGTATTGGCATATCAGAAGAAGACCAGCAGCATTTATTTGAACGTTTTTTCCGGGCAAAAAATGCTGCCAATATACAGGGAACCGGCCTTGGCTTGCACATTATTAGCAAGTACCTGGAGCTATTAAATGGATCAATACAATTAACCAGCGAATTAAACAATGGAACCAGCATTTCATTTACGGTTCCTTACAAGCAAGCAAAATGA